A portion of the Eubacterium maltosivorans genome contains these proteins:
- a CDS encoding CTP synthase has translation MKTKYIFVTGGVVSSLGKGITSASLGRLLKARGLKVSIQKFDPYLNYDPGTMSPYQHGEVFVTDDGAETDLDLGHYERFTDESLGQYSNVTTGKVYWNVISKERRGDYLGGTVQVIPHITNEIKESILRVSESAANPDVVITEIGGTVGDIESLPYLEAIRQFEGDLGPENVLYIHVTLLPYLGKAGELKTKPTQHSVKELRSIGIQPDIIVLRSEKEVEDGLKDKISLFCNVDKDAVVTNLDAPELYEVPLMLEKEGLARLVCSKLKIRCKDPDLTEWKELVTRAKSLENKATIALVGKYVELHDAYLSVAEALRHGGIANNAEVTIKWVHSEDLNEQNVDRIMKDVDGIIVPGGFGNRGIEGKIEAIRWARENKIPFLGLCLGLQLTVIEFARNVAGLEGANSIELDEETPYPVISLMEEQKKIQNMGGTMRLGAYPCELKEGSRACAAYGGAKTIEERHRHRYEVNDEYIQTLAEKGLVFSGMSPDGVLVEMVELRDHPFFIATQAHPEFKSRPNKAHPLFSSFVEAAMNYKNKGSR, from the coding sequence ATGAAAACAAAGTATATATTTGTAACCGGCGGTGTGGTTTCTTCACTTGGAAAGGGGATCACCAGTGCATCCCTGGGGCGTTTGCTCAAGGCCAGAGGCCTGAAGGTGTCCATTCAGAAATTTGACCCCTATCTCAATTATGATCCGGGTACCATGAGCCCGTACCAGCACGGCGAGGTCTTCGTGACCGACGACGGTGCGGAGACCGACCTCGACCTCGGCCACTACGAGCGCTTTACCGACGAGAGCCTGGGCCAGTACAGCAACGTGACCACCGGCAAGGTCTATTGGAACGTTATCTCCAAGGAACGCCGGGGCGACTACCTGGGCGGCACCGTACAGGTTATCCCGCACATCACCAACGAGATCAAGGAAAGCATTCTGCGTGTGTCTGAAAGCGCGGCCAACCCGGACGTCGTCATCACCGAAATCGGCGGTACCGTGGGCGATATCGAGAGCCTGCCCTACCTGGAAGCCATCCGCCAGTTTGAGGGCGACCTTGGCCCGGAAAACGTGCTCTACATCCATGTCACCCTGCTGCCCTACCTGGGCAAAGCCGGCGAGCTCAAGACCAAGCCTACCCAGCACTCCGTCAAGGAGCTGCGCAGCATCGGGATTCAGCCCGACATCATTGTCCTGCGCTCCGAAAAGGAAGTAGAGGACGGCCTCAAGGATAAGATCAGCCTGTTCTGCAACGTGGACAAGGACGCTGTGGTCACCAACCTGGACGCGCCGGAGCTGTACGAAGTGCCGCTGATGCTTGAGAAGGAAGGCCTGGCCCGTCTGGTCTGCAGCAAGCTCAAAATCCGCTGCAAGGACCCGGACCTCACCGAGTGGAAGGAGCTGGTCACCCGCGCCAAGAGCCTGGAAAACAAGGCGACCATCGCCCTGGTGGGCAAGTACGTCGAGCTCCATGACGCGTACCTGTCCGTCGCCGAAGCCCTGCGCCACGGCGGCATCGCAAACAACGCCGAGGTCACCATCAAGTGGGTGCACTCCGAGGATTTAAACGAACAGAACGTGGACCGTATCATGAAGGATGTGGACGGGATCATCGTGCCCGGCGGCTTTGGCAACCGCGGCATTGAGGGTAAAATCGAGGCCATCCGCTGGGCCCGTGAAAACAAGATTCCGTTTTTGGGGCTCTGCCTGGGCTTACAGCTCACCGTTATCGAGTTCGCCCGCAACGTGGCAGGCCTTGAGGGCGCCAACAGCATCGAGCTGGACGAGGAAACACCTTATCCGGTGATCAGTCTCATGGAGGAACAGAAAAAAATCCAGAACATGGGCGGTACCATGCGTCTGGGCGCTTACCCCTGTGAGCTCAAGGAAGGCTCCCGTGCCTGCGCGGCCTACGGCGGCGCAAAGACCATCGAGGAACGCCACCGCCACCGCTATGAGGTCAACGATGAGTATATTCAGACGCTGGCCGAAAAGGGCTTAGTCTTTTCCGGTATGTCTCCGGACGGCGTTTTAGTGGAAATGGTCGAGCTCAGGGATCATCCTTTCTTCATTGCCACCCAGGCCCATCCAGAATTCAAATCCCGCCCAAACAAAGCCCACCCGCTTTTCAGCAGCTTTGTGGAAGCGGCCATGAATTACAAAAACAAGGGAAGCCGTTAA
- a CDS encoding lysophospholipid acyltransferase family protein encodes MRTILWFIHFWLYQLALLPSRFKARRLAKAGDMAGHDALVRRKVGPWARSMIRTAGGTVRVEGLEHMPEGPAVYVSNHRSYFDIPLVLGYLGDDTKPLVAKKEIGKIPLIRAWMEELHCVFLNRDNPREAIKNIKEAEHWVAEGYSMVVFPEGTRTKDGYLGEFKAGAFKIAQNNKVPVVPFCMKDTDKLMGRNTLWIHPAEVAIRVLPPIDTEGYARADWKNLPKLAEEKVREGLTAMNAEGFH; translated from the coding sequence TTGAGAACAATTTTATGGTTTATCCATTTCTGGCTGTATCAGCTGGCTCTTTTGCCCAGCCGTTTTAAGGCACGCAGGCTCGCAAAGGCGGGCGACATGGCCGGGCACGACGCGCTGGTGCGCCGAAAGGTCGGCCCCTGGGCCAGGAGCATGATCCGCACTGCCGGGGGCACCGTGCGCGTGGAGGGGCTTGAGCATATGCCCGAGGGGCCTGCGGTCTATGTTTCCAACCACCGCAGCTACTTTGATATTCCCCTGGTTCTGGGCTATCTGGGCGACGACACCAAGCCGCTGGTGGCCAAAAAGGAAATCGGCAAAATCCCCCTGATCCGAGCGTGGATGGAGGAGCTGCACTGTGTGTTCCTGAACCGGGACAACCCGCGCGAAGCCATCAAGAACATCAAGGAAGCCGAGCATTGGGTGGCTGAGGGCTACTCCATGGTCGTCTTTCCAGAGGGTACCCGCACGAAGGATGGGTATCTGGGTGAATTTAAGGCCGGGGCGTTTAAAATCGCCCAGAACAACAAGGTGCCTGTGGTTCCCTTCTGCATGAAAGACACAGACAAGCTCATGGGGCGCAACACCCTGTGGATTCATCCGGCCGAGGTGGCCATCCGGGTGCTGCCGCCCATCGACACTGAAGGCTACGCCCGGGCCGACTGGAAGAATCTGCCAAAACTGGCTGAAGAAAAGGTGCGCGAGGGGCTTACGGCCATGAACGCTGAGGGGTTTCATTAA
- a CDS encoding GntR family transcriptional regulator: MKTYEFILNDIQAKIEKGEYKPEEQLPSLREFSKIYTTTPVTVKKSLAILEERGYVYVVDRKGFFVSSSNHKTYTMIFHEIKSIDHLTDIRLDKIEEVSGAALRERFGLDVPPRTRCLRAVRILYNRDMPIGLDVKYIIHNVRSASPVRNPERLMDSLNLVLGNYDIYKELEITLMTDNAPVRDTLFIDADDGVFEFKQTYRTENGQLVGVSETYVPCEEMQLKMKY, translated from the coding sequence GTGAAGACCTATGAATTTATTCTGAACGATATTCAGGCCAAAATTGAAAAGGGCGAGTACAAGCCTGAGGAACAGCTCCCCTCGCTGCGGGAGTTCTCAAAAATCTACACGACCACGCCGGTCACAGTAAAAAAGAGCCTGGCCATTCTGGAGGAGCGCGGCTATGTGTACGTGGTGGACCGCAAGGGGTTCTTTGTGAGCTCGAGCAACCATAAAACCTACACCATGATTTTCCACGAGATCAAAAGCATCGACCATCTGACCGACATCCGCCTTGATAAAATCGAGGAGGTGAGCGGCGCGGCCCTGCGAGAGCGCTTTGGCCTGGACGTGCCGCCCAGGACCCGCTGCCTGCGGGCAGTGCGGATTCTCTACAACCGGGACATGCCCATTGGTCTGGACGTCAAGTATATTATCCACAATGTCCGGAGCGCCTCGCCGGTCCGAAATCCGGAGCGGCTCATGGATTCGCTGAACCTGGTGCTGGGCAATTACGACATTTACAAGGAGCTTGAGATCACCCTCATGACCGACAACGCCCCGGTCCGGGACACGCTGTTCATCGACGCTGACGACGGCGTCTTTGAGTTCAAGCAGACCTACCGCACCGAGAACGGCCAGCTCGTCGGAGTGTCGGAGACCTATGTGCCTTGCGAGGAAATGCAGTTAAAAATGAAATATTAA
- a CDS encoding NAD(+) synthase encodes MKDLGYIRTACAVPVIKAGDCAANADAVLSLCEKAYEKQVSIVVFPELCVTGYTCGDLFFQRTLQKAAAAAVDKIREWSEGRAMLIVVGAPVAVGSGLYNCAVALSDGEILGIVPKTYVPDNQEYYEKRWFRSAGQLRATDISCFGAAVPVGTDLLFRHEGWEDVLVGIEICEDLWAPVPPSCRQAVEGATIIVNPSASNEVIGKSAYRAALVRQQSARLNAGYLYCSCGYGESTTDLVFGGDALICERGSELARSRRFRTEGQLVVADLDMEAIVHDRQLQTSFGDSADILGDGGFMECFFNAQDAQDCLREVNPQPFVPADISRRNERCEEIFNIQTMALGSRVAHIGDPAMVVGISGGLDSTLALLVCVNVCDQFGIDRKRIHAVTMPGFGTTDRTYDNAVSLIHSLGATFHEISIKDAATRHLEDIGHDLNVHDVTYENAQARERTQILMDLANRLNGLVIGTGDLSELALGWATYNGDHMSMYGVNGGIPKTLVRYLVRYVADENPDAAIRRILYDVLDTPVSPELLPPDASGKIAQKTEDLVGPYELHDFFMYHVLRNGYRPDKIYYLSRRAFGGAYDDATLYKWLRNFYWRFFTQQFKRSCLPDGPKVGTVSLSPRGDWRMPSDARVEEWMRVLDRIRPAGA; translated from the coding sequence ATGAAAGATTTAGGATATATTCGTACCGCCTGTGCGGTGCCAGTCATCAAGGCAGGGGACTGCGCAGCCAACGCGGATGCGGTTTTGAGCCTGTGTGAAAAAGCTTATGAAAAGCAGGTGAGCATCGTGGTTTTTCCGGAGCTGTGCGTCACCGGCTACACCTGCGGCGATCTGTTTTTCCAGCGCACCCTGCAAAAAGCAGCAGCGGCGGCTGTGGATAAAATCAGGGAATGGTCCGAGGGCAGAGCCATGCTCATCGTGGTGGGCGCGCCTGTGGCAGTGGGCAGCGGGCTTTACAACTGCGCGGTAGCCCTGTCAGACGGGGAGATCCTGGGGATTGTGCCCAAAACCTATGTACCGGACAATCAGGAATACTACGAAAAACGCTGGTTCCGCTCCGCCGGACAGCTGCGCGCCACAGACATCAGCTGCTTTGGCGCGGCTGTGCCTGTAGGCACCGATCTGCTTTTCCGTCATGAGGGCTGGGAGGATGTGCTGGTTGGCATTGAAATCTGCGAGGATCTCTGGGCCCCGGTGCCGCCGAGCTGCCGTCAGGCCGTCGAGGGGGCGACCATCATTGTCAATCCCTCGGCCAGCAACGAGGTGATTGGAAAGAGCGCTTACCGGGCCGCCCTGGTGCGCCAGCAGTCTGCCCGCCTGAACGCCGGGTACCTGTACTGCTCCTGCGGCTACGGCGAATCCACCACGGATCTCGTCTTTGGCGGCGACGCCCTGATCTGCGAGCGGGGCAGCGAGCTGGCCCGCTCCCGCCGTTTTCGGACCGAGGGCCAGTTAGTGGTAGCCGATCTGGACATGGAGGCCATTGTCCACGACCGCCAGCTCCAGACCTCCTTTGGGGATTCGGCCGACATCCTGGGAGACGGCGGTTTTATGGAATGCTTCTTTAATGCCCAGGACGCCCAGGACTGCCTGCGGGAAGTGAATCCGCAGCCCTTTGTGCCTGCAGACATCAGCCGCCGCAATGAGCGCTGTGAGGAAATCTTTAACATTCAGACCATGGCGCTGGGCAGCCGTGTGGCCCATATCGGTGATCCGGCCATGGTGGTGGGCATCTCCGGCGGCCTGGACTCCACTCTGGCCCTGCTGGTCTGCGTGAATGTCTGCGACCAGTTCGGCATTGACCGAAAGCGCATCCACGCGGTCACCATGCCTGGCTTTGGCACCACCGACCGCACCTACGACAACGCGGTCAGCCTGATTCATTCTCTGGGCGCCACCTTCCACGAGATTTCCATCAAGGACGCGGCCACCCGCCATCTGGAGGACATCGGCCACGACCTGAATGTCCACGACGTCACCTACGAGAACGCCCAGGCCAGAGAGCGCACCCAGATCCTCATGGACCTGGCCAACCGTCTGAACGGCCTGGTCATCGGCACCGGCGATCTGTCCGAGCTGGCCCTGGGCTGGGCCACCTACAACGGAGACCATATGTCCATGTACGGGGTCAACGGCGGCATTCCCAAGACCCTGGTGCGGTATCTGGTGCGCTATGTGGCCGATGAGAACCCAGACGCGGCGATCCGCCGGATTCTCTACGACGTGCTGGACACGCCCGTATCGCCTGAGCTGCTGCCTCCGGACGCGTCGGGCAAAATCGCCCAGAAAACCGAGGATCTGGTGGGCCCCTATGAGCTCCACGATTTCTTTATGTACCATGTGCTCAGGAACGGCTACCGCCCGGATAAAATCTATTATCTGAGCCGGCGCGCCTTTGGGGGCGCCTATGACGACGCCACCCTGTATAAGTGGCTGCGCAATTTCTACTGGCGCTTTTTTACCCAGCAGTTCAAGCGCTCCTGCCTGCCCGACGGCCCCAAGGTGGGCACGGTATCCCTGTCCCCGAGAGGCGACTGGCGCATGCCCTCAGACGCCAGAGTGGAGGAATGGATGCGTGTGCTGGACCGCATCCGGCCAGCCGGGGCGTGA
- the trmB gene encoding tRNA (guanosine(46)-N7)-methyltransferase TrmB: protein MHIRPKPWARPELLSCGFFIPEATELRGHWQEAFERRAPLHLELGCGKGTFIAALGRRHPEINYLAVDMIDAVLGLSKRNVEQAYAPEAVDNVRLTAWDIARIGEMLSPEDVVERIYINFCNPWPKRRYQKKRLTHPRQLEQYKKFMAPGAQIHFKTDDDPLFEASLKYFEASGFQVSTLIRDLHASDEYPGNIVTEHERMFADQGIKIKLAIAEKS from the coding sequence ATGCATATTCGACCAAAACCCTGGGCCCGGCCCGAGCTCTTATCTTGCGGCTTTTTTATCCCGGAAGCCACTGAACTGCGGGGGCACTGGCAGGAGGCTTTTGAGCGCAGGGCGCCGCTGCACCTGGAGCTGGGGTGCGGCAAGGGTACTTTTATCGCCGCTCTGGGCAGACGGCATCCGGAGATCAACTATCTGGCAGTGGACATGATCGACGCGGTGCTGGGGCTGTCCAAGCGCAATGTGGAGCAGGCCTACGCGCCTGAAGCGGTGGACAATGTCCGTCTGACCGCCTGGGACATTGCCCGCATTGGGGAGATGCTCTCGCCGGAGGATGTGGTAGAGCGCATCTACATTAACTTCTGCAACCCCTGGCCCAAGCGCCGTTACCAGAAAAAGCGGCTGACCCACCCCCGCCAGCTGGAGCAGTATAAAAAATTCATGGCCCCCGGGGCGCAGATCCACTTTAAGACCGATGACGACCCTCTGTTTGAGGCGTCGCTGAAATACTTTGAGGCCTCGGGCTTCCAGGTGTCCACGCTGATCCGGGACCTGCACGCGTCCGATGAATACCCGGGCAACATCGTGACCGAGCACGAGCGGATGTTTGCAGACCAGGGCATCAAGATCAAACTGGCAATCGCGGAAAAGAGTTGA
- a CDS encoding trimethylamine methyltransferase family protein, whose protein sequence is MELEKLFLQAKDVEFIHEQSAKLLKETGCVFEDDRAVEIFKKHGATVDGYTVHFTDELIAKGLSTVSQEFDILRPDGTNYHMGGGSLTMATAGSPPYVMENGEFRFAEMHDYVDICKLVQTSDCIDMTHLLLCDTYDVPREDRSYNMAAALLNYTTLPISLTALATKLHDSGTVATNVVKMIQDFVDVHDKYVAVGCISPISPLAWVKDSLDAMFAYCELNQPMQLATCSLPVLTSPASILGTIIQNNAELLAVTVLIQLIKPGLPIFYGSTSTSTNLRAVSMALGNTETALISLASAAMAKYYRMPFRTSGALNDAIDVDYQAGVESTLNLMSGTLSGTDLIFFSCGMLSGFNVSSLEKYVADEQLIKMLKRMTQGIAIDYNKDYTKEISKVGPRGNFMSGRTPKEYRNEHYVPDLFVKVDYNTWQTEDKKSVKEKASEKVAERLAAYQEPEKTPEQMKVIEKYLIK, encoded by the coding sequence ATGGAACTTGAAAAACTGTTTTTACAGGCTAAGGATGTTGAATTTATTCATGAACAATCCGCAAAATTACTGAAGGAAACCGGCTGCGTGTTCGAGGATGACCGCGCGGTTGAAATTTTCAAAAAACACGGCGCTACAGTGGACGGCTACACCGTTCATTTTACCGATGAGCTCATTGCCAAGGGCCTGTCCACCGTCAGCCAGGAATTTGATATTCTGCGCCCAGACGGCACAAACTACCACATGGGCGGGGGAAGCCTTACCATGGCCACAGCCGGCAGCCCGCCGTACGTCATGGAAAACGGCGAGTTCCGCTTTGCCGAAATGCACGATTACGTCGATATCTGCAAGTTGGTACAGACCAGCGACTGCATCGACATGACCCATCTTCTGCTCTGCGATACCTATGACGTCCCGAGAGAAGACCGCTCCTACAACATGGCCGCTGCCCTGTTAAACTACACAACTCTGCCGATTTCGCTGACAGCCCTGGCAACCAAGCTGCACGATTCCGGTACGGTTGCCACCAATGTGGTTAAAATGATCCAGGATTTCGTGGATGTCCACGACAAATATGTGGCCGTCGGCTGTATCAGCCCGATCTCACCGCTGGCATGGGTCAAGGACAGCCTGGACGCCATGTTTGCCTACTGCGAGCTCAATCAGCCCATGCAGCTGGCAACCTGCTCCCTGCCGGTCCTCACAAGCCCGGCCTCCATTCTGGGCACCATTATCCAGAACAACGCAGAGCTGCTGGCCGTTACCGTGCTTATCCAGCTCATCAAGCCCGGTCTGCCGATTTTCTACGGCAGCACCTCCACTTCCACAAACCTGAGAGCCGTATCCATGGCGCTGGGCAATACCGAAACAGCCCTTATCTCCCTGGCGAGCGCCGCCATGGCCAAGTATTACAGAATGCCGTTCAGAACCTCCGGCGCCCTCAACGACGCCATTGATGTTGACTACCAGGCAGGGGTCGAATCCACCCTCAACCTGATGAGCGGCACTCTGAGCGGCACAGACCTGATCTTCTTCAGCTGTGGGATGCTCAGCGGCTTTAATGTCAGCTCTCTGGAAAAATATGTGGCAGACGAGCAGCTCATTAAAATGCTGAAACGTATGACCCAGGGGATTGCCATTGACTACAATAAAGATTATACTAAAGAGATCAGCAAGGTGGGCCCGAGAGGCAACTTCATGTCTGGCCGTACCCCCAAGGAATACCGCAACGAGCACTATGTGCCGGATCTGTTTGTGAAGGTAGACTACAACACCTGGCAGACAGAGGATAAAAAATCCGTTAAAGAAAAGGCATCCGAAAAGGTAGCTGAACGCCTGGCTGCCTACCAGGAACCGGAAAAAACACCGGAACAGATGAAAGTTATTGAAAAATATTTAATCAAGTAA
- a CDS encoding GntR family transcriptional regulator → MSKNEVKYLNIADSIKIKILSNIYQPGDLLPSENSLCEEYGVSRMTIRKAIEVLVGEGYLMSSPGKGTYVREYSLNKFEVGFKIDEIIRGGYSHAKLIHAKIMAPTIELVYHLQVAPKTKIVCIRSMLFQGERPVALDEKYIPYFPGMNIKEDSFSYRDMVSIIFGENYGFGYWEEIFVTGVMTDAEIGAFFEEMTGEPRKKQKFMMLFEQKLYDSDDIPIGYGKLYVESDLCRLRGNSRV, encoded by the coding sequence ATGAGCAAAAATGAAGTCAAATACCTCAACATTGCCGATTCCATTAAGATCAAAATCCTCAGCAATATCTATCAGCCCGGCGACCTGCTGCCGTCGGAGAACAGCCTCTGCGAGGAGTACGGCGTCAGCCGCATGACCATCCGCAAAGCCATCGAGGTGCTCGTGGGCGAGGGGTACCTGATGTCGTCCCCGGGCAAGGGGACCTATGTGCGGGAGTACTCCCTGAACAAATTTGAGGTGGGCTTTAAAATTGACGAGATCATCCGCGGGGGCTACAGCCATGCCAAGCTCATCCACGCCAAAATCATGGCGCCCACCATCGAGCTGGTCTACCATCTTCAGGTGGCCCCCAAGACAAAGATTGTCTGCATCCGCTCCATGCTGTTCCAAGGGGAGCGGCCTGTGGCCCTGGATGAGAAGTATATTCCCTATTTTCCGGGCATGAACATCAAGGAGGACAGCTTCAGCTACCGCGATATGGTCAGCATTATTTTTGGCGAGAATTATGGCTTCGGCTACTGGGAGGAGATTTTTGTGACCGGGGTGATGACCGACGCGGAGATCGGCGCCTTTTTCGAGGAAATGACCGGGGAGCCCCGGAAAAAGCAGAAATTTATGATGCTCTTTGAGCAGAAGCTGTATGATTCCGACGATATTCCCATTGGCTATGGCAAACTGTATGTGGAGAGCGACCTGTGCCGCCTCCGCGGCAATTCCAGAGTGTAG
- a CDS encoding cobalamin B12-binding domain-containing protein codes for MLEMLINAIEELDEEKVLKIVKRCVAAGTPPKDIWMALNKGLEKVGLRYETGEYSIADLMVVGIIFENVLEYTNMCDIYDSIEAGEFGKTMLLGTVEGDIHDIGKSIFKGAMQAGGFIVRDLGVDVKAQDFVEAAKKYKCEIIGLSAVLTDCIPSVKEVVDAFVEAGMRDQVKIIIGGCVANKTVSDFVGADAYTKSAIKGVEICQGWLKDEQK; via the coding sequence ATGTTAGAAATGTTGATCAATGCCATCGAGGAGCTGGATGAAGAAAAGGTTCTGAAGATTGTGAAACGCTGTGTGGCGGCAGGAACACCGCCTAAAGATATCTGGATGGCCCTCAATAAGGGGCTGGAAAAGGTTGGCCTGCGCTATGAGACCGGCGAGTACTCCATTGCGGACCTTATGGTGGTGGGCATTATTTTTGAAAATGTGCTGGAGTACACCAACATGTGTGATATTTACGATAGCATCGAGGCCGGGGAGTTTGGAAAGACCATGCTTCTGGGAACCGTCGAGGGCGATATCCACGACATCGGCAAGTCTATTTTCAAGGGCGCCATGCAGGCTGGCGGGTTCATCGTCAGAGACCTGGGTGTGGACGTCAAGGCCCAGGATTTTGTGGAGGCAGCCAAAAAGTACAAGTGTGAGATCATCGGCCTGAGTGCTGTGCTCACAGACTGCATCCCCTCGGTCAAGGAGGTGGTGGACGCCTTTGTGGAGGCGGGCATGCGGGACCAGGTCAAGATCATCATCGGCGGCTGTGTGGCCAACAAAACCGTCAGCGATTTCGTGGGCGCGGACGCCTACACCAAATCGGCCATCAAAGGGGTGGAAATCTGTCAGGGATGGTTAAAAGATGAGCAAAAATGA
- a CDS encoding MFS transporter has translation MNKNEVTNESISGFTRNAVIGIISSGAVVVYLTFLIRYVFYEPVLQSLALSNEQLGVLYGLYGTTAMISYLPGGILADKIRVKYLATAGFGLSAILTFWYATLPSYETLKVIFLLMGVCTTFIYWGVRYKGIRLVSTDNTYSRNIGISYGIVGVLGLVVNFISMWIFDLFADPASGFNMVLMFYAFLNIAFALASFFLIPKFEGEIIKTKKKFDLSELVAAVKHPGVWLTTLCMFFTYTVYTSLSYTVPYVQAVFGASVAMAALMGNIRMYGTSLFSSPIIGALATKIKSPAKTILLCMAITAVCLFVIVLAPQTAGFMIPAIILIMILSFFLSGAYGVESSLFTETKVPAAIFGSASGILSLIGFLPDMFVSPIAGKWLDAYGNQAYTYIFIALGVSAILSMGCALLVLVYNKKKGLSIEEPAEETQA, from the coding sequence ATGAATAAAAACGAAGTAACAAACGAAAGCATCAGCGGCTTTACCCGGAACGCGGTAATCGGTATTATCAGCTCCGGTGCAGTAGTGGTTTATCTGACATTCCTGATCCGGTATGTCTTCTATGAACCGGTTTTACAGAGTCTCGCGCTCTCAAACGAACAACTTGGTGTGCTCTACGGCCTTTATGGCACAACGGCCATGATTTCTTACCTGCCCGGCGGTATTCTGGCAGACAAAATTCGCGTCAAATACCTGGCGACTGCCGGCTTTGGACTTTCTGCAATTTTAACATTCTGGTACGCGACACTGCCAAGCTATGAGACCCTGAAGGTGATCTTTTTACTCATGGGGGTCTGCACGACCTTTATTTACTGGGGCGTCCGCTATAAGGGCATCCGTCTGGTCAGCACAGACAACACCTATTCCAGAAACATTGGCATCAGCTACGGGATCGTCGGGGTTCTCGGCTTAGTGGTCAACTTTATCTCCATGTGGATTTTCGACCTCTTTGCAGATCCGGCTTCCGGCTTTAACATGGTACTCATGTTCTACGCGTTCTTAAACATCGCCTTTGCCCTGGCTTCCTTCTTCCTGATTCCGAAGTTTGAAGGCGAAATCATCAAAACCAAGAAAAAATTCGACTTATCTGAGCTGGTGGCAGCTGTCAAACATCCTGGTGTATGGCTGACAACCCTGTGTATGTTCTTCACCTACACAGTTTATACCTCACTCAGCTATACAGTGCCTTATGTACAGGCCGTATTCGGCGCCAGCGTCGCCATGGCAGCGCTCATGGGCAATATCCGTATGTACGGTACCTCGCTCTTTTCATCACCGATCATCGGTGCCCTCGCGACGAAGATCAAATCGCCGGCCAAAACCATTCTGCTGTGTATGGCCATTACGGCTGTGTGCCTCTTTGTCATTGTTCTGGCGCCGCAGACCGCAGGCTTTATGATTCCGGCCATTATCCTGATCATGATCCTGTCCTTCTTCTTAAGTGGGGCATACGGGGTTGAGTCCTCACTGTTCACAGAAACTAAGGTTCCGGCAGCCATCTTTGGCTCTGCCTCTGGTATTCTGTCACTGATCGGCTTCCTGCCAGACATGTTCGTATCACCGATCGCCGGTAAATGGCTGGACGCTTACGGCAACCAGGCCTATACCTACATCTTTATTGCCCTGGGCGTCAGCGCTATCCTGTCCATGGGCTGCGCGCTGCTGGTACTGGTCTACAATAAGAAAAAGGGGCTCTCAATCGAAGAACCCGCTGAAGAAACACAGGCATAA